In a genomic window of Streptomyces koelreuteriae:
- a CDS encoding helix-turn-helix domain-containing protein, which yields MAGREDGNRQQETPAGAGPAWAEELLEHLRPAGRDVRRVVAWLSGAVRGSVALQDAAGNLIAGNRLPLDEDLVTDITAGRIASAAWESRERYLRLVRVEHPSHACVLAVSRVTPFDRRASDVVTHTAQVIELLLTARESTAAGHRLRRATSDLRLAILQLLMVEDTVAARRVAAGLWPGLLDAETACVYVVESGPAVRDRVAEECLDSTGEEALVVRCPAMDGHVIVVSPRDATREALRSLVGRHPDLFLGGSVRQSLARTATAYGQAVSALAVAHFRPDKTAVYAERTHPERLMDPVALRDWTSRVLRPLDTLPHHTRAELLATSRLGLEFTAVNAAKVLGVSRNTVRARMERVEGLLGTDFADLTVRAVVHLALNTQIGLPDAQLASDTGNPGLRFCDLLSGPAVRSWAQDLLGRLDADARNPRRTLRTWIAAGGNAERAAQTLGVHAQTVREHVRSAEPVLERQLLAAGTDLYEVVLAHLAVGDLDLPVFHRRD from the coding sequence GTGGCTGGCCGAGAGGACGGGAACCGGCAGCAGGAGACGCCGGCCGGCGCGGGTCCGGCGTGGGCGGAGGAACTGCTCGAGCATCTGCGCCCGGCGGGACGCGACGTCCGCAGAGTCGTCGCCTGGCTCTCCGGCGCCGTGCGCGGATCGGTGGCCCTGCAGGACGCCGCCGGCAATCTCATCGCCGGGAACCGGCTGCCGCTGGACGAGGACCTCGTCACGGACATCACCGCGGGCCGGATCGCCTCGGCCGCCTGGGAGAGCCGGGAGCGCTACCTGCGCCTGGTCCGGGTGGAACACCCCTCCCACGCGTGCGTCCTGGCCGTCTCCCGGGTGACCCCCTTCGACCGGCGGGCCTCCGACGTGGTCACCCACACCGCCCAGGTGATCGAGCTCCTGCTGACGGCGCGCGAATCGACCGCGGCGGGGCACCGGCTCCGGCGGGCCACCTCCGACCTGCGCCTGGCCATCCTGCAACTGCTCATGGTCGAGGACACCGTCGCCGCCCGCCGCGTCGCCGCCGGGCTCTGGCCCGGACTGCTCGACGCCGAAACGGCCTGCGTGTACGTGGTCGAGTCCGGCCCCGCCGTACGCGACCGCGTCGCCGAGGAGTGCCTGGACAGCACCGGGGAGGAGGCCCTGGTCGTGCGCTGCCCGGCCATGGACGGGCACGTGATCGTCGTCAGCCCCCGGGACGCCACGCGCGAGGCGCTGCGGTCACTGGTGGGACGCCACCCGGACCTCTTCCTCGGAGGCAGCGTCCGGCAGAGCCTGGCCCGGACCGCCACCGCCTACGGACAGGCCGTCAGCGCCCTCGCCGTCGCCCACTTCCGGCCCGACAAGACGGCCGTGTACGCCGAGCGCACCCACCCGGAACGGTTGATGGACCCGGTGGCGCTGCGCGACTGGACGTCCCGCGTGCTGCGCCCGCTCGACACGCTGCCGCACCACACCCGCGCCGAACTGCTCGCCACCAGCCGGCTCGGCCTGGAGTTCACCGCCGTCAACGCCGCCAAGGTCCTCGGCGTCAGCCGCAACACCGTGCGCGCCCGCATGGAACGCGTCGAAGGCCTGCTCGGCACGGACTTCGCCGACCTCACCGTCCGGGCCGTCGTCCACCTGGCGCTCAACACCCAGATCGGGCTGCCCGACGCGCAGCTGGCGAGCGACACCGGCAACCCCGGACTCCGCTTCTGCGACCTGCTGTCCGGGCCCGCCGTGCGCTCCTGGGCGCAGGACCTGCTGGGCCGGCTGGACGCGGACGCCAGGAACCCCCGCCGGACCCTGCGCACCTGGATCGCCGCCGGCGGCAACGCCGAACGGGCCGCGCAGACCCTGGGCGTGCACGCGCAGACCGTGCGCGAGCACGTCCGCAGCGCCGAACCCGTCCTGGAACGCCAGCTGCTGGCCGCAGGCACCGACCTGTACGAGGTGGTGCTCGCGCACCTGGCCGTAGGCGACCTCGACCTGCCGGTTTTCCACCGCCGCGACTGA
- a CDS encoding cytochrome P450 family protein, with amino-acid sequence MTVTDRIALDPFGADIAGESARLRSLGPIVPVELPGGIPAWAPTRYDTLKELILDPRVSRDPRLHWRLWPEVGEHPSWGWILGWVGVVNMLSTYGTDHTRLRKLVAPSFTHRRTEAMRPRVEAITAELLDTLDAHGDEVVDLREGFAHPLPMRLICELFGVPDELWEDTARLIAAIMDTSDPSPEHAASVQRQIGTVLPALIAHKAAHPGDDMTTELIRVRDEDGDRLSDEELLYTLLLVIGAGFETTVNLIGNAVVALLRRPEQLAAVRSGEIGWDAVVDETLRAHPSIASLPLRFAVSDLTVGDVTVPAGDAIITTYAAAGLDPEHYGADADLFDATRAADDHLAFGIGVHRCIGAPLARLEALTALPALFDRFPDLSLATGDEGLRQVPSFIAFGWQEIPVRLRG; translated from the coding sequence GTGACCGTGACCGACCGCATCGCCCTCGACCCGTTCGGCGCCGACATAGCGGGCGAGAGCGCCCGGCTGCGCTCCCTCGGCCCGATCGTGCCCGTGGAGCTGCCCGGCGGTATCCCCGCCTGGGCTCCCACGCGCTACGACACGCTGAAGGAGCTCATCCTCGATCCGCGGGTGAGCAGGGACCCGCGGCTGCACTGGCGGCTGTGGCCCGAGGTCGGCGAGCACCCGTCCTGGGGCTGGATCCTGGGCTGGGTGGGCGTGGTCAACATGCTCTCCACGTACGGCACGGACCACACGCGGCTGCGCAAACTGGTGGCGCCCAGCTTCACGCACCGGCGCACCGAGGCGATGCGGCCCCGGGTGGAGGCGATCACGGCGGAGCTGCTGGACACGCTCGACGCCCACGGCGACGAGGTCGTGGACCTCCGGGAGGGGTTCGCCCATCCGCTGCCGATGCGGCTGATCTGCGAACTGTTCGGTGTGCCGGACGAGTTGTGGGAGGACACCGCCCGGTTGATCGCGGCCATCATGGACACCTCCGACCCGAGCCCGGAGCACGCGGCGTCCGTCCAGCGGCAGATCGGTACGGTGCTGCCCGCGCTGATCGCGCACAAGGCGGCGCACCCCGGCGACGACATGACCACGGAGCTGATCCGGGTCCGGGACGAGGACGGCGACCGGCTGAGCGACGAGGAGCTGCTGTACACGCTGCTGCTGGTCATCGGGGCCGGCTTCGAGACCACCGTCAATCTGATCGGCAACGCGGTCGTGGCCCTGCTCCGGCGACCCGAGCAGCTGGCCGCGGTGCGGTCCGGGGAGATCGGCTGGGACGCCGTCGTCGACGAGACGCTGCGCGCCCATCCGTCGATCGCCTCGCTGCCGCTCCGGTTCGCCGTCAGCGACCTCACCGTCGGCGACGTCACCGTCCCGGCCGGCGACGCCATCATCACGACGTACGCCGCCGCGGGACTCGACCCCGAGCACTACGGCGCGGACGCGGACCTCTTCGACGCCACACGCGCCGCCGACGACCATCTGGCGTTCGGGATCGGGGTCCACCGGTGCATCGGCGCACCCCTGGCCCGTCTGGAGGCGCTCACCGCGCTGCCCGCCCTGTTCGACCGCTTCCCCGACCTGAGCCTGGCCACCGGTGACGAGGGCCTGCGGCAGGTGCCGTCCTTCATCGCCTTCGGCTGGCAGGAGATCCCGGTGCGGCTGCGGGGCTGA
- a CDS encoding cytochrome P450 family protein: MTHPSPAEQAFSLASPVRLWEDGFARDPAPYYAALRAHGPVGWAELAPGVAAYVVTDRRAALDLLHDTETFSHDPRPWEATVPDDSPVLGMMRWRPNTLFADGAAHLRYRTALIDAFDLVEPHDLRARIHRAVHLLVSRFGPRGEADLVGEFTRPLMALVFNSLFGLPDSASDRLDSALGKLIEGGAQAAEGEAEFGGYVLELIAAKTERRGDDLPSWLLDHPAGLTPEEVTWQVFLTLGAGHEPTANLVSNALSRILGNPAYYSTLTSGARPVTDAVLEVLHHETPLANYGIHYARTPVTFHGVWIRAAVPVVISYGALAQAAEQERGADRHPGDASHLSWSAGPHACPVKQHTLLIATEAIERLTQWLPDLEPVLPRERLTWRPGPFHRSLTELPVRFSPRSPDRPGGRP, encoded by the coding sequence GTGACACATCCGTCCCCCGCCGAGCAGGCCTTCTCCCTCGCGTCGCCCGTACGCCTGTGGGAGGACGGCTTCGCCCGCGACCCCGCCCCCTACTACGCGGCACTGCGCGCCCACGGCCCGGTCGGCTGGGCGGAACTCGCGCCCGGTGTGGCGGCGTACGTCGTCACGGACCGGCGGGCGGCGCTGGATCTGCTGCACGACACGGAGACGTTCTCCCACGACCCCCGGCCGTGGGAGGCGACCGTCCCCGACGACTCGCCGGTGCTCGGGATGATGCGGTGGCGGCCCAACACCCTGTTCGCCGACGGCGCCGCCCACCTCCGCTATCGCACCGCGCTGATCGACGCCTTCGACCTGGTGGAGCCGCACGATCTGCGGGCCCGGATCCACCGGGCGGTGCATCTGCTGGTGAGCCGGTTCGGGCCGCGGGGCGAGGCCGACCTGGTCGGCGAGTTCACCAGGCCGCTGATGGCGCTGGTGTTCAACAGCCTGTTCGGGCTGCCGGACAGCGCGAGCGACCGGCTCGACTCCGCGCTCGGCAAGCTGATCGAGGGCGGCGCGCAGGCGGCCGAGGGCGAGGCCGAGTTCGGCGGGTACGTGCTGGAGCTGATCGCCGCCAAGACCGAGCGGCGCGGCGACGACCTGCCGAGCTGGCTGCTGGACCATCCGGCGGGGCTGACGCCCGAGGAGGTCACCTGGCAGGTGTTCCTCACGCTCGGCGCGGGGCACGAGCCGACGGCCAACCTGGTGTCCAACGCGCTGTCCAGGATCCTCGGCAACCCGGCCTACTACTCGACGCTCACCAGCGGCGCCCGTCCCGTGACGGACGCGGTGCTGGAGGTGCTGCACCACGAGACGCCGCTCGCCAACTACGGCATCCACTACGCCCGTACGCCGGTCACCTTCCACGGCGTGTGGATCAGGGCGGCGGTGCCGGTGGTGATCTCGTACGGGGCGCTGGCCCAGGCCGCCGAGCAGGAGCGCGGCGCTGACCGTCACCCGGGGGACGCCTCCCATCTGTCCTGGTCGGCGGGCCCGCACGCCTGCCCCGTGAAGCAGCACACCCTGCTCATCGCCACCGAGGCGATCGAACGGCTCACCCAGTGGCTGCCCGACCTCGAACCCGTGCTGCCCCGTGAACGCCTCACCTGGCGTCCCGGTCCCTTCCACCGCTCGCTCACGGAACTGCCCGTCCGTTTCAGCCCCCGCTCCCCCGACCGTCCAGGAGGACGACCGTGA
- a CDS encoding GTP-binding protein, which translates to MASATSSTVDAQPGDTDIHLPDTARDLVKILVTGPFGVGKTTLIGSVSEIRPLHTEERLTEASAPVDDLAGVRDKSTTTVAIDFGRISLPGGIVLYLFGTPGQERFRPLWDDIAYGALGALVLVDARRIDASFDVLGLVEETGLPYAVAFNTFPDAPRHHTAEQLRAALDLEPTTPMVTCDAREADSSIDSLLALVQHLIDHRPAEHR; encoded by the coding sequence ATGGCCTCCGCGACCTCAAGCACCGTTGACGCCCAGCCCGGCGACACGGACATCCACCTTCCCGACACCGCGCGCGACCTGGTGAAGATCCTGGTCACCGGGCCCTTCGGGGTAGGCAAGACCACCCTGATCGGCTCCGTCTCCGAGATCCGCCCGCTGCACACGGAGGAGCGGCTCACCGAGGCGTCCGCGCCGGTGGACGATCTCGCCGGAGTGCGGGACAAGTCGACCACCACGGTCGCCATCGACTTCGGCCGGATCAGCCTGCCGGGCGGGATCGTGCTGTACCTGTTCGGCACACCCGGCCAGGAGCGGTTCCGGCCGCTGTGGGACGACATCGCCTACGGGGCGCTCGGCGCGCTCGTCCTGGTCGACGCCCGCCGGATCGACGCCTCGTTCGACGTGCTGGGGCTGGTGGAGGAGACCGGGCTGCCGTACGCGGTCGCCTTCAACACCTTCCCGGACGCGCCCCGCCACCACACGGCCGAGCAGTTGCGCGCCGCCCTGGACCTGGAGCCGACGACCCCGATGGTGACCTGCGACGCGCGGGAGGCGGACTCCTCCATCGACTCCCTGCTCGCCCTGGTCCAGCACCTGATCGACCACCGACCCGCGGAGCACCGGTGA
- a CDS encoding DUF742 domain-containing protein: MTGRRGGRPLVPAYLSTGGVARPSRAHLERLSVLTRSGEPAPPDLPAAQAALLEELEYGSLTVVEAAALLRLPVSAVLVLAAGLVDRDLALARAPIPPARRFDPDLLKRVADGLRDLKHR; the protein is encoded by the coding sequence ATGACCGGCCGCAGAGGCGGCCGTCCCCTGGTTCCCGCGTACCTGTCGACCGGCGGGGTGGCGCGGCCCAGCCGTGCCCATCTGGAGCGGCTGTCCGTGCTCACGCGCAGCGGTGAGCCGGCTCCCCCCGATCTGCCCGCCGCCCAGGCGGCCCTGCTGGAAGAGCTGGAGTACGGGTCGCTGACGGTCGTGGAGGCCGCCGCCCTGCTGCGGCTGCCGGTCTCCGCCGTGCTGGTGCTGGCCGCCGGACTCGTCGACCGCGACCTGGCCCTGGCCCGCGCGCCCATCCCGCCCGCCCGACGCTTCGACCCCGACCTGCTGAAGAGAGTGGCCGATGGCCTCCGCGACCTCAAGCACCGTTGA
- a CDS encoding roadblock/LC7 domain-containing protein, with the protein MTSRAAGDTAWVLEPVLEVPHVVAAVLLTKDGLVTGYTDALSQPSAERVAAITSTVQGACRTAAAAFADTDRAEIRQVVIESDHGYVLIVPTDHGTCVAAYGDPEVRLDLLAHRVHSQVARLGEKAMAAGPRGGDGGTSA; encoded by the coding sequence ATGACCAGCCGCGCAGCGGGGGACACGGCATGGGTGCTCGAACCGGTCCTGGAGGTGCCGCACGTCGTGGCCGCCGTCCTGCTCACCAAGGACGGACTCGTGACGGGCTACACCGACGCGCTGTCGCAGCCGTCCGCCGAGCGGGTCGCCGCCATCACCAGCACCGTGCAGGGCGCCTGCCGTACCGCGGCGGCGGCGTTCGCCGACACCGACCGGGCCGAGATCCGGCAGGTCGTCATCGAGTCGGACCACGGCTATGTGCTCATCGTGCCGACCGACCACGGCACCTGCGTGGCGGCGTACGGCGATCCCGAGGTGCGTCTCGATCTGCTCGCGCACCGGGTCCACTCGCAGGTCGCCCGGCTGGGTGAGAAGGCGATGGCCGCCGGGCCCCGAGGCGGCGACGGCGGCACGTCGGCATGA
- a CDS encoding ATP-binding protein gives MIELPDLAVGGLALGTLSAFALGGGLLRSRRQLTAQRAKTAALRAQLDGTSRAFTAEVEHLAARRLPSAARQVAHPHIAVPGPLSPQLAGSPLGFALEQVLKGLHAELAAQRTRIDAAAQAGMRGATREIQAALYRLQDALRGLQQRYDDPELAQTLFELDHENEQSLRRAQIAAVVCGAWVGLAREESHLVDAVTGGQARLAGYQRVRIHNHLEAGTALVSHAVEPVAIIVAELLDNALRHSAPDTGIVVNLEAVHHGVCVTVDDAGLGMTQDERARAQRMVGGREPILLTELGDPPRMGLAAIGQLTRQFDLSVDLSSPSPYGGVRAVLRVDRHLLTRIDPEELPPAASAPRSTRKEAVRDTAGGSASPRGAKPGAPAPARSRGTESAPAYASEGPDPSAGSRGAEPAPASAPDRPHASAGPHQADVPSGSDESEPATGPRTPDPNAGSRTPEPATEPERPAQAPTASDHEHGYGTDQDDRAASPAPGHHTPGDSGGLPQRRRRRATPASETQVPSPAPAPRRRPRRPEESAAALGALQSGTAAGRSAAARPNTGAFPAVPEGAPAVTTAETASDDTDHDRNDDEGGTAR, from the coding sequence ATGATCGAACTACCGGACCTGGCCGTCGGTGGTCTCGCCCTCGGCACACTGTCCGCGTTCGCCCTCGGCGGCGGGCTGCTGCGCTCCCGGCGGCAACTGACCGCCCAGCGCGCGAAGACGGCCGCGCTGCGGGCGCAACTCGACGGCACCTCACGGGCGTTCACGGCCGAGGTCGAGCATCTGGCGGCGCGGCGCCTGCCCTCCGCCGCCCGGCAGGTCGCGCATCCCCACATCGCCGTGCCCGGCCCGCTGAGCCCGCAGCTCGCCGGTTCGCCCCTGGGATTCGCGCTGGAGCAGGTGCTGAAGGGGCTGCACGCCGAACTCGCCGCGCAGCGCACCCGGATCGACGCCGCCGCGCAGGCCGGGATGCGCGGGGCGACCCGGGAGATCCAGGCGGCGCTGTACCGGCTGCAGGACGCCCTGCGCGGTCTGCAGCAGCGCTACGACGACCCCGAGCTGGCGCAGACCCTGTTCGAGCTGGACCACGAGAACGAGCAGTCGCTGCGCCGCGCGCAGATCGCCGCGGTGGTGTGCGGGGCCTGGGTGGGGCTCGCCCGGGAGGAGTCGCACCTCGTGGACGCGGTGACGGGTGGTCAGGCCCGGCTCGCGGGCTACCAGCGCGTCCGGATCCACAACCACCTGGAGGCCGGCACCGCCCTGGTGTCCCACGCCGTCGAGCCGGTCGCCATCATCGTCGCCGAGCTGCTCGACAACGCGCTGCGGCACTCCGCGCCCGACACCGGCATCGTGGTCAATCTGGAGGCCGTCCACCACGGTGTCTGCGTCACCGTGGACGACGCCGGGCTGGGCATGACGCAGGACGAACGGGCCCGGGCCCAGCGGATGGTGGGCGGTCGTGAACCGATCCTGCTCACCGAGCTCGGCGACCCGCCGCGCATGGGACTCGCCGCGATCGGCCAGCTGACCCGGCAGTTCGATCTGAGCGTGGACCTGTCGTCCCCGTCGCCGTACGGCGGTGTGCGGGCGGTGCTGCGGGTGGACCGTCATCTGCTGACGCGGATCGACCCCGAGGAACTGCCCCCGGCGGCGAGCGCCCCGCGCTCCACCCGCAAGGAGGCCGTGCGGGACACGGCGGGCGGCTCCGCCTCGCCCCGCGGCGCGAAGCCGGGCGCGCCCGCGCCCGCCAGGTCCCGCGGAACCGAGTCCGCTCCGGCCTACGCATCCGAGGGGCCTGACCCGTCCGCTGGGTCCCGTGGGGCCGAACCCGCCCCGGCCTCCGCACCCGACCGGCCCCACGCGTCCGCCGGGCCTCACCAGGCAGACGTGCCCTCCGGGTCCGACGAGTCCGAGCCGGCCACCGGGCCCCGGACCCCCGACCCGAACGCCGGGTCCCGGACGCCCGAGCCGGCCACCGAACCCGAGAGGCCCGCGCAGGCCCCCACCGCCTCGGACCACGAGCACGGCTACGGCACGGACCAGGACGACCGAGCCGCCTCCCCCGCCCCGGGCCACCACACGCCCGGTGACAGCGGCGGCCTCCCGCAGCGCCGGCGCCGCCGGGCCACACCCGCGTCGGAGACCCAGGTCCCCTCCCCCGCTCCCGCGCCCCGGCGTCGGCCCCGGCGCCCCGAGGAGTCCGCCGCCGCCCTCGGCGCGCTCCAGTCCGGCACGGCGGCCGGACGTTCCGCCGCCGCCCGGCCGAACACCGGGGCCTTCCCAGCCGTACCTGAGGGTGCCCCGGCCGTGACCACGGCCGAGACGGCATCCGACGACACCGACCACGACCGGAACGACGACGAAGGGGGAACGGCTCGATGA
- a CDS encoding fructosamine kinase family protein encodes MTARTDAAARLTGQVVSGERPLSGGLAEVTLDDGRVVVVKRADDPGATRAEAAGLRWLAGAGTVRVPGVHGHDGSWLVIDRVPQGRASREAADRFGRDLAALHAAGAPAFGAPPPDGPADAYIGLAPMRNEPDTDWPRWYAAHRVLPYLRRAVDQGTVRPGEAAVVERLCERLPGLAGPAEPPARLHGDLWNGNVLWGSDGQVWLIDPAAHGGHRETDLAMLRLFGCPHLDVVLEGYRDEAPLADGWADRVGVHQLFPLLVHAVLFGRGYAEQALGVARSALAE; translated from the coding sequence ATGACCGCCCGTACGGACGCCGCCGCCCGGCTCACCGGACAGGTGGTCAGCGGCGAACGGCCCCTGTCCGGGGGCCTCGCGGAGGTCACCCTCGACGACGGGCGGGTGGTGGTCGTCAAGCGTGCCGACGATCCGGGGGCGACGCGGGCCGAGGCGGCCGGGCTGCGCTGGCTGGCCGGTGCCGGGACGGTGCGGGTACCGGGCGTGCACGGTCACGACGGGAGCTGGCTGGTCATCGACCGGGTTCCGCAGGGACGGGCGAGCCGGGAGGCGGCGGACCGGTTCGGTCGTGACCTGGCCGCTCTGCACGCCGCCGGGGCGCCCGCGTTCGGCGCGCCGCCGCCGGACGGGCCCGCCGACGCGTACATCGGCCTCGCCCCGATGCGCAACGAGCCGGACACCGACTGGCCGCGCTGGTACGCCGCGCACCGTGTCCTGCCGTATCTGCGGCGGGCCGTCGACCAGGGCACCGTGCGCCCCGGTGAGGCGGCCGTCGTGGAGCGGCTGTGCGAGCGCCTGCCCGGGCTGGCGGGGCCGGCCGAGCCGCCTGCCCGGCTGCACGGCGATCTGTGGAACGGCAACGTGCTGTGGGGGTCCGACGGGCAGGTGTGGCTGATCGACCCGGCAGCGCACGGCGGGCACCGCGAGACCGACCTGGCGATGCTGCGTCTCTTCGGCTGCCCCCACCTGGATGTCGTGCTGGAGGGCTACCGGGACGAGGCGCCGCTCGCCGACGGCTGGGCGGACCGGGTCGGCGTGCACCAGCTCTTCCCGCTGCTGGTGCACGCCGTGCTGTTCGGCCGGGGGTACGCGGAACAGGCCCTCGGGGTGGCCCGTAGCGCCCTGGCGGAGTGA
- a CDS encoding NAD-dependent epimerase/dehydratase family protein, translating to MTTALSPSWEHAVVTGGAGFVGSHLCAALLDAGAAVTCVDDFSTGRPENISPLLERPGFTLVQADVTEELPVKQRPDLVLHFASPASPADYLRLPLHTLETGSLGTRNALDLAHSADARFVLASTSEVYGDPLQHPQDERYWGNVNPVGPRSVYSEAKRFGEALTTAYAETHGTDTCVVRLFNTYGPGMRGEDGRVVPAFVRQALAGEPLTVTGDGRQTRSLCYVDDTVRGVLAAAAHDMRGPVNIGSPTEISMLDLARLIVELTGSSSEIRPVARPVDDPAVRCPDITLARDKLGWEPQVRAEEGLRRAIAWFREDAMAAMAD from the coding sequence ATGACCACCGCCCTCTCACCAAGCTGGGAACACGCCGTCGTCACGGGCGGTGCCGGGTTCGTCGGATCCCATCTGTGCGCGGCCCTGCTGGACGCGGGTGCCGCCGTCACCTGTGTGGACGACTTCAGCACCGGCAGGCCGGAGAACATCTCCCCGCTGCTCGAACGGCCCGGCTTCACGCTGGTGCAGGCCGACGTCACGGAGGAACTGCCGGTCAAGCAGCGGCCCGACCTCGTCCTGCACTTCGCCTCCCCGGCGTCCCCGGCGGACTACCTGCGGCTGCCCCTGCACACCCTGGAGACGGGCAGCCTCGGCACCCGCAACGCCCTGGACCTCGCCCACTCCGCCGACGCCCGTTTCGTCCTGGCCTCGACCTCCGAGGTCTACGGCGACCCCCTTCAGCACCCCCAGGACGAGCGCTACTGGGGCAACGTCAACCCCGTCGGCCCGCGCAGCGTCTACAGCGAGGCCAAACGCTTCGGCGAGGCGCTGACCACCGCCTACGCCGAGACCCACGGCACCGACACCTGCGTCGTGCGGCTGTTCAACACCTACGGCCCCGGGATGCGCGGCGAGGACGGACGCGTGGTGCCGGCCTTCGTACGGCAGGCCCTGGCGGGCGAGCCCCTCACCGTGACCGGCGACGGCCGGCAGACCCGCTCGCTGTGCTACGTCGACGACACCGTGCGCGGCGTCCTGGCGGCGGCCGCCCACGACATGCGCGGCCCCGTCAACATCGGCAGCCCGACCGAGATCAGCATGCTCGACCTGGCGCGCCTGATCGTCGAACTCACCGGGTCCTCCTCCGAGATCCGCCCCGTCGCCCGCCCCGTGGACGACCCGGCCGTACGTTGCCCGGACATCACACTGGCCCGCGACAAGCTCGGCTGGGAACCCCAGGTACGCGCCGAGGAAGGGCTACGGCGGGCGATCGCCTGGTTCCGCGAGGACGCGATGGCGGCGATGGCCGACTGA
- a CDS encoding hemerythrin domain-containing protein has protein sequence MGHGGNIIDELVTDHREVEEMFGRIEALPSGHQDRKVYADQVTIELVRHSVAEEAYLYPAVREHVAGGDALADRELADHATAERIMKVLEGCDPGDADFDRLMGMLMSEIRAHLADEERALFPALRQACPMDTLNELGDKVRKAKKTAPTRPHPAAPDKPPANKLLAPGTGMVDRLRDALTGRGKFD, from the coding sequence ATGGGACACGGAGGAAACATCATCGACGAGCTGGTGACCGATCACCGCGAAGTCGAGGAGATGTTCGGCAGGATCGAGGCGCTGCCGTCCGGTCACCAGGACCGCAAGGTGTACGCGGACCAGGTCACGATCGAGCTGGTGCGGCACTCGGTGGCCGAGGAGGCCTATCTGTATCCGGCCGTACGCGAGCACGTGGCGGGCGGGGACGCCCTCGCCGACCGGGAACTCGCCGACCACGCGACCGCCGAGCGCATCATGAAGGTCCTGGAGGGCTGCGACCCGGGCGACGCCGACTTCGACCGGCTGATGGGCATGCTGATGAGCGAGATCCGCGCCCACCTCGCGGACGAGGAGCGGGCCCTCTTCCCCGCACTGCGACAGGCCTGTCCGATGGACACGCTCAACGAACTGGGCGACAAGGTCCGCAAGGCGAAGAAGACCGCCCCGACCCGGCCCCACCCGGCTGCCCCCGACAAACCCCCGGCGAACAAACTCCTGGCTCCGGGCACGGGCATGGTCGACCGACTGCGCGACGCGCTGACCGGACGCGGCAAGTTCGACTAG
- a CDS encoding DoxX family protein: MSLLRVLGRPMLASMFLTGGLSSVRAPEDVAPVAEPVVQPVTERVSALPDRTEQVVRLSGAVQVVAGLMLATGRMPRPAALAIAATLVPTTLAAHRFWEAEDPSERAEQRIHFFKNMSMLGGLLIAADDTGARPSLLWRGTHAARGLRHDAGLVRRSVRATARPAAAAGWVRAKLPV; this comes from the coding sequence ATGAGTCTGTTGCGTGTGCTCGGCCGCCCCATGCTGGCCTCGATGTTCCTGACGGGAGGCCTGAGTTCCGTCCGTGCCCCGGAGGACGTCGCCCCGGTCGCCGAGCCTGTCGTACAACCGGTCACCGAACGCGTCTCGGCGTTGCCCGACCGCACCGAGCAGGTCGTGCGGCTGAGCGGCGCCGTGCAGGTCGTGGCGGGCCTGATGCTGGCCACAGGACGCATGCCGCGTCCGGCCGCGCTGGCCATCGCGGCCACCCTGGTACCCACGACGCTTGCGGCGCACCGCTTCTGGGAGGCGGAGGACCCCTCGGAACGGGCCGAGCAGCGCATCCACTTCTTCAAGAACATGTCCATGCTCGGCGGGCTGCTGATCGCCGCCGACGACACCGGTGCCCGCCCCTCGCTGCTGTGGCGTGGCACCCATGCCGCGCGGGGACTGCGGCACGACGCGGGGCTGGTGCGCCGTTCCGTCCGCGCCACCGCCCGCCCGGCGGCCGCGGCCGGGTGGGTCCGGGCCAAGCTCCCCGTCTGA